In the Candidatus Palauibacter scopulicola genome, one interval contains:
- the mnmA gene encoding tRNA 2-thiouridine(34) synthase MnmA: MIAPTRLADSVLVAMSGGVDSSLTAALLAREGRRIIGVTMKTFCYTGSEGPTRTCCGLDGIADAKSVAAQLDMPHHVFDVEEEFTRDVIDDFVSEYAAGRTPIPCVRCNSFTKFRDLLVRADALDCRWLATGHYARVVRPRSGPPELHLGADDHKDQTYFLWGMPREALDRLLLPVGELTKPQVRAQARRLGLDTADKPESFEICFVPDNDYAGVLRRYLPEDHPALLPGAIRFEDGSDAGEHPGYAHYTVGQRKGLPGGFPEPMFVLEIRPESRDVIIGPRASLARSRIGARGANWLAEPPAPGERLGVRIRHGAAIVDAEVIEATQTGFSLELPIPQSAITPGQSAVLYRDDLVLGGGIIVSN, translated from the coding sequence ATGATCGCCCCGACCCGCCTCGCGGACTCCGTGCTCGTCGCCATGTCGGGCGGGGTGGACTCCTCGCTCACCGCGGCGCTGCTGGCGCGCGAGGGCCGCCGGATCATCGGCGTGACGATGAAGACCTTCTGCTACACCGGCAGCGAGGGTCCGACGCGCACCTGCTGCGGCCTCGACGGGATCGCGGACGCCAAGTCCGTCGCCGCCCAGCTCGACATGCCGCACCACGTGTTCGACGTGGAGGAGGAGTTCACGCGCGACGTGATCGACGACTTCGTGTCGGAGTACGCGGCCGGCCGCACGCCGATCCCGTGCGTCCGCTGCAACAGCTTCACGAAGTTCCGCGACCTCCTCGTGCGGGCGGATGCGCTGGACTGCCGCTGGCTCGCGACCGGGCACTACGCGCGCGTGGTCCGGCCCCGCTCCGGCCCGCCGGAACTCCACCTCGGCGCGGACGACCACAAGGACCAGACGTACTTCCTGTGGGGGATGCCCCGCGAGGCGCTCGACCGCCTTCTGCTGCCGGTCGGCGAGCTCACGAAGCCGCAGGTCCGGGCGCAGGCGCGGCGGCTCGGCCTCGACACGGCGGACAAGCCTGAGTCGTTCGAGATCTGTTTCGTCCCCGACAACGACTACGCCGGGGTGCTGCGCCGGTACCTGCCGGAAGACCACCCCGCCCTCTTGCCCGGCGCCATCCGTTTCGAGGACGGCTCGGACGCGGGCGAGCACCCGGGCTACGCGCACTACACGGTGGGGCAGCGCAAGGGGCTCCCGGGTGGCTTTCCCGAGCCGATGTTCGTGCTCGAGATCCGCCCGGAGTCGCGCGACGTGATCATCGGGCCGCGGGCCTCGCTGGCGCGCTCGCGCATCGGCGCGCGGGGCGCGAACTGGCTGGCCGAGCCTCCCGCCCCCGGCGAGCGCCTCGGCGTCCGGATTCGGCATGGGGCGGCGATCGTCGACGCGGAGGTCATCGAGGCGACGCAGACCGGCTTCTCGCTGGAGCTGCCCATCCCGCAGTCGGCCATCACGCCGGGACAGAGCGCCGTGCTCTACCGGGACGACCTCGTCCTCGGCGGCGGCATCATCGTCTCGAACTGA
- the dnaJ gene encoding molecular chaperone DnaJ: protein MATQAKDYYKILGVAENASADEIRKAYRKLAKEHHPDANAGDPKATEKFKEVSEAHGVLSDPDKRTKYDRVRKYGGLGAFGPGQPGGAPGGTGSFKFEDLSDLGGIGGIFSSIFDFGKKAKSEEEGPKRGRNVEYLVTVPLRTAARGGRVAVTVPINEECATCDGDGAAPGTSLKRCPECEGRGEVTFGQGGFSVRRPCPVCVRRGMVPETPCSSCSGRGQVNTRRKLSVKVPAGVENGSRVRISGKGERGPGGGPAGDLIIRFQVDPDRFFTRDGLDLACEVPINVAQAILGSKVKVRTIGGNRVVLRIPPGTQSGTTFRIRGQGIRRGENRGDQLVKVVVETPDLSGEGLQKVKDLAQQEGLSY from the coding sequence ATGGCGACGCAGGCGAAGGACTACTACAAGATTCTCGGGGTCGCCGAGAACGCGAGCGCGGACGAGATCCGCAAGGCCTACCGCAAGCTCGCGAAGGAACACCACCCGGACGCGAACGCGGGCGATCCGAAGGCGACGGAGAAGTTCAAGGAGGTGTCGGAAGCCCACGGCGTCCTCTCGGACCCCGACAAGCGTACCAAGTACGATCGCGTGCGGAAGTACGGAGGTCTCGGCGCGTTCGGTCCCGGCCAGCCGGGAGGAGCCCCGGGTGGGACGGGAAGCTTCAAGTTCGAGGATCTGTCCGACCTGGGCGGCATCGGCGGCATCTTCTCCTCGATCTTCGATTTCGGGAAGAAGGCGAAGTCGGAGGAAGAGGGGCCGAAGCGGGGCCGCAACGTCGAGTATCTGGTCACGGTTCCTCTCCGCACGGCGGCGCGCGGCGGCCGGGTCGCCGTCACGGTGCCAATCAACGAGGAGTGCGCGACGTGCGACGGGGACGGGGCCGCGCCCGGCACGTCGCTGAAGCGCTGCCCCGAGTGCGAGGGCCGGGGCGAAGTCACGTTCGGGCAGGGCGGGTTCTCCGTCAGGCGCCCGTGTCCCGTGTGCGTGCGCCGCGGGATGGTGCCGGAGACGCCGTGCTCCAGTTGCTCCGGGCGCGGCCAGGTGAACACGCGGCGCAAGCTCAGCGTGAAGGTGCCCGCGGGAGTCGAGAACGGGTCGCGCGTCCGCATCTCCGGCAAGGGTGAGCGCGGTCCGGGTGGCGGCCCCGCGGGCGATCTCATCATCAGGTTCCAGGTCGACCCCGACCGCTTCTTCACCCGGGACGGGCTCGACCTCGCCTGCGAAGTGCCGATCAACGTGGCGCAGGCGATCCTCGGCTCGAAGGTGAAGGTGAGGACGATCGGCGGGAACAGGGTCGTGCTCAGAATCCCGCCAGGTACCCAGAGCGGCACCACGTTCCGGATCCGGGGCCAGGGCATCAGGCGCGGCGAGAACCGCGGCGACCAGCTCGTCAAGGTGGTCGTGGAGACGCCCGACCTCTCCGGCGAGGGCCTGCAGAAAGTGAAGGACCTCGCGCAACAGGAGGGCCTCTCCTACTGA
- a CDS encoding nucleotide exchange factor GrpE — translation MGTKDLEQEMKSAAPEDVAPEDAAPEDAASEASADAAGRDAPEDASETPGHVDEVRPPESGDDPGPEGELAALQDRHLRLAAEFDNFRRRTRRELGDAGERARADLAGKLLELVDDLQRVAGTPLEGTTTEALHEGIGLVARKFAKVLSDAGVEPVDPVGERFDPNLHDALMMTPTHDPEQDELVSQVVLIGYRLGDRLLRPARVTVYRHEAEAS, via the coding sequence ATGGGAACGAAGGACCTGGAGCAGGAAATGAAGAGCGCGGCGCCCGAGGATGTCGCTCCGGAAGATGCCGCGCCGGAAGATGCCGCATCGGAGGCCTCCGCTGACGCGGCCGGCCGGGACGCGCCCGAGGATGCTTCGGAGACGCCCGGGCACGTAGACGAAGTCCGCCCGCCGGAGTCCGGCGATGATCCCGGGCCCGAGGGCGAACTCGCGGCGCTGCAGGACCGCCACCTCCGGCTTGCGGCGGAGTTCGACAACTTCCGGCGCCGGACGAGACGCGAGCTGGGGGACGCGGGAGAGCGGGCGCGCGCGGACCTCGCCGGCAAGCTGCTCGAACTGGTGGACGACCTGCAGCGCGTGGCCGGGACGCCACTCGAAGGCACGACGACGGAGGCGTTGCACGAAGGGATCGGGCTGGTGGCTCGGAAGTTCGCGAAGGTCCTCTCCGACGCCGGAGTGGAGCCGGTGGACCCCGTGGGGGAGCGCTTCGACCCCAACCTCCACGACGCGCTCATGATGACCCCGACCCACGACCCGGAGCAGGACGAACTCGTGTCGCAGGTCGTCCTCATCGGATACCGGCTCGGCGACCGGCTGCTCCGCCCCGCGCGCGTCACCGTCTACCGCCACGAAGCCGAAGCTTCCTGA
- a CDS encoding CinA family protein, whose amino-acid sequence MRKRGPALFEAASALIESLRERGHTLVLAESCTGGLIGAALTAVPGASEVLWGGLISYDDAAKRALLKVSQASLRRHGAVSRTVAEEMAAGARRVAESTWSIAVTGIAGPSGGTADKPVGTVWIAHDGPSRDARRHRFGGNRDEIREAAALEAMRWLNSRL is encoded by the coding sequence ATTCGTAAGCGCGGTCCGGCGCTGTTCGAGGCCGCCTCGGCGCTCATCGAAAGCCTGCGGGAGAGGGGTCACACCCTCGTGCTCGCCGAGAGTTGCACGGGCGGCCTGATCGGCGCCGCCCTCACCGCCGTACCCGGGGCTTCGGAGGTTTTGTGGGGTGGGCTGATAAGCTACGATGACGCCGCCAAGCGGGCGTTGCTGAAGGTGTCGCAGGCGTCGCTCCGCCGGCACGGCGCCGTCTCGCGGACGGTGGCGGAGGAGATGGCGGCCGGGGCGCGGCGCGTGGCGGAGAGCACCTGGTCCATCGCCGTCACGGGGATCGCCGGGCCCTCGGGCGGAACCGCCGACAAGCCCGTGGGCACGGTGTGGATCGCCCACGACGGCCCCTCTCGCGACGCGCGGCGCCACCGCTTCGGGGGGAACCGGGACGAGATCCGGGAAGCGGCCGCGCTCGAAGCGATGCGCTGGCTGAATTCACGGCTTTGA
- a CDS encoding CDP-alcohol phosphatidyltransferase family protein: MTALLLQPRPTPRMVAFVVFVVAALSDLWDGHLARARGEVTTFGKMIDPLADKLLLVAALIPVYSINLGQAGTPSLPVFHVIPLWAILIFLGREALITLLRSFAARRGRIVAAQILGKRKALAQNIFIGSAILWVAFLTPGFVAPGGWAWEAFSAFHGWFTTTFLTLAVLLTLASAVTYLGMFSRVMAGRHS; this comes from the coding sequence GTGACGGCGCTGCTCCTGCAGCCCCGGCCGACGCCCCGCATGGTCGCGTTCGTCGTCTTCGTCGTCGCCGCGCTCTCGGACCTGTGGGACGGACACCTGGCCCGGGCCCGCGGCGAGGTCACGACCTTCGGCAAGATGATCGACCCGCTGGCCGACAAGCTGCTGCTCGTCGCCGCCCTCATCCCCGTCTACAGCATCAATCTCGGGCAGGCGGGAACCCCCTCCCTCCCTGTGTTCCACGTCATTCCGCTCTGGGCCATCCTCATCTTCCTGGGGCGCGAAGCGCTGATCACGCTGCTCCGGTCGTTCGCCGCGCGGCGCGGCCGGATCGTCGCGGCGCAGATCCTGGGCAAGAGGAAGGCGCTCGCGCAGAACATCTTCATCGGCTCCGCGATTCTCTGGGTTGCGTTCCTGACCCCCGGCTTCGTGGCCCCCGGCGGCTGGGCGTGGGAGGCGTTCTCCGCGTTCCACGGCTGGTTCACGACGACCTTTCTCACCCTCGCCGTGCTGCTCACCCTGGCCTCCGCCGTGACCTACCTGGGCATGTTCTCGCGCGTCATGGCGGGGCGCCATTCGTAA
- the recR gene encoding recombination mediator RecR — protein MNAIEALVGELGRLPGIGRKTARRLTYHLLKSSKDDARRLARAIERVAAEVRVCGDCGNLSDMEPCEYCRSPRRDPGQVCVVEEASDIPAIENSGNFGGLYHVLGGRLSPLDGVGPEDLNIRALLRRLDTPVREVIIATNASVEGEATATYLQRLLASAADVTVTRLARGLPVGGDLEYADGVTIAEAFAGRREM, from the coding sequence GTGAACGCGATCGAAGCGCTCGTGGGCGAACTCGGCCGGCTCCCGGGGATCGGCCGCAAGACCGCGCGGCGGCTGACCTATCACCTTCTCAAGAGTTCGAAGGACGATGCCCGGCGGCTGGCGCGGGCCATCGAACGGGTCGCGGCGGAGGTCCGCGTGTGCGGCGACTGCGGCAACCTCAGCGACATGGAGCCGTGCGAGTACTGCCGCAGTCCGAGGCGCGATCCGGGACAGGTGTGCGTCGTGGAGGAAGCCTCGGACATCCCGGCGATCGAGAATTCGGGGAACTTCGGAGGCCTGTATCATGTACTTGGCGGACGGTTGTCCCCTCTCGACGGGGTAGGCCCCGAAGACCTGAACATCCGGGCCCTGCTGCGGCGTCTCGACACGCCGGTCCGGGAGGTGATCATCGCGACGAACGCGAGCGTCGAGGGTGAGGCGACGGCGACGTACCTGCAGCGCCTGCTCGCCTCGGCCGCCGACGTCACGGTCACGCGGCTCGCCCGCGGGCTGCCCGTGGGGGGGGACCTGGAGTACGCCGATGGGGTGACGATCGCCGAAGCCTTCGCTGGCCGACGGGAGATGTAG
- a CDS encoding YbaB/EbfC family nucleoid-associated protein has translation MDGVNIQQLIQLSQQMQSRMSEMQEKLERETMTAASGGGMVEVTVDGQGNIKGVSIDPSAVDPQEVEMLEDLIVAAASAAQQRAKDRMESEMRQAAGGLPLPGLGNFLGRP, from the coding sequence GTGGACGGCGTGAACATCCAGCAGTTGATTCAGCTCAGTCAACAGATGCAGTCGCGCATGAGCGAAATGCAGGAGAAGCTCGAGCGTGAGACGATGACGGCGGCTTCGGGCGGCGGGATGGTCGAAGTGACGGTGGACGGCCAGGGCAACATCAAGGGCGTCTCCATCGACCCCTCCGCGGTGGACCCGCAAGAGGTCGAGATGCTCGAGGACCTCATCGTCGCCGCGGCCTCCGCGGCGCAGCAGCGGGCGAAGGACCGCATGGAGAGCGAGATGCGCCAGGCGGCGGGAGGCCTGCCCCTGCCGGGTCTGGGTAATTTCCTCGGCCGTCCGTGA
- the dnaX gene encoding DNA polymerase III subunit gamma/tau, with amino-acid sequence MAHEPLYRTALARTYRPRGFSELIGQDHIAPTLKAAIESGRVGHAYLFCGPRGVGKTTTARILAMALNCPDRSDGEPCGTCPSCERIWSGGASLDVVEIDAASHRGVEDARDLRRRAAYAPTSEERYKIYILDEAHMLTRDAWNALLKILEEPPPRVIFAFATTEPQKIERGAAPVMSRCQRFDFRRVSVQDIASRMETVLDAEGIPAEPGALRAIARRAEGGVRDALSSLDQVLSFRGDAVELVDVRRMLGLVDEDRYLAFFEIAANGDRAGVFAFVQALLDDGHDPAEFLRGLGDALRTLLVLRLDPAAEAVELLPESRERFLAAAGALVPADLLRMLAALSEFEASGMLHRSSQPRIQLEVLLLRLVRMESTVELEELLAALGAPAGEPAPRRRAPEQARRPREKRPSPPAPADRSPPPTPPQPPAAEAEEAPAPAPAPAPEPVAEGRTGSAPASRVRDAWAGAVAEVTGLGGMSGLALHGTEVDGLVDDEVRLRVQAGLREELEKLFKDESRSGPLRANLAERLGLPTVKFTIVDHNGGRMTAGEAARSRVERLMDGNPQLREAVKELDLTLKE; translated from the coding sequence ATGGCTCACGAGCCCTTGTACCGCACCGCGCTGGCCAGAACCTACCGGCCCCGAGGTTTCTCGGAGCTGATCGGACAGGACCACATCGCGCCCACGCTTAAGGCCGCGATCGAGTCCGGGCGGGTTGGCCACGCGTATCTCTTCTGCGGTCCCCGCGGGGTCGGGAAGACGACGACCGCACGCATCCTCGCGATGGCCCTGAACTGCCCCGACCGCTCGGACGGCGAACCATGCGGCACGTGTCCCTCGTGCGAGCGGATCTGGTCCGGAGGCGCCTCGCTCGACGTAGTGGAAATCGACGCGGCGAGCCACCGGGGCGTCGAGGATGCGCGGGACCTCCGCCGCCGGGCCGCGTACGCCCCCACGAGCGAGGAGCGCTACAAGATCTACATCCTCGACGAAGCGCACATGCTCACGCGCGACGCGTGGAACGCGCTCCTGAAGATCCTCGAGGAGCCGCCGCCCCGCGTGATCTTCGCCTTCGCCACCACTGAGCCGCAGAAGATCGAGCGCGGCGCGGCTCCCGTCATGTCGCGGTGCCAGCGATTCGACTTCCGGCGGGTCTCCGTGCAGGACATCGCGAGCCGCATGGAGACGGTGCTCGATGCGGAGGGCATCCCGGCCGAGCCGGGGGCGCTGCGGGCGATCGCGCGCCGGGCCGAAGGCGGCGTCCGCGACGCACTCTCATCCCTCGACCAGGTGCTCTCTTTCCGGGGAGACGCGGTCGAACTCGTCGATGTCCGCCGCATGCTCGGGCTCGTTGACGAAGATCGATATCTCGCCTTCTTCGAGATCGCGGCGAACGGGGATCGAGCGGGCGTGTTCGCCTTCGTTCAGGCCCTGCTCGACGATGGGCACGACCCCGCGGAGTTCCTGCGCGGACTCGGCGACGCGCTGCGGACCCTCCTCGTGCTGAGGCTCGATCCGGCCGCCGAGGCGGTCGAACTCCTGCCCGAGTCGCGCGAGCGGTTCCTCGCCGCCGCCGGGGCCCTGGTTCCCGCCGACCTGCTCAGGATGCTGGCTGCGCTCAGCGAGTTCGAGGCCTCCGGCATGCTCCACCGGTCCTCGCAGCCGCGCATCCAGCTCGAGGTGCTGCTGCTCCGTCTCGTCCGCATGGAATCGACGGTCGAACTCGAGGAACTCCTGGCCGCCCTCGGCGCCCCTGCCGGCGAGCCCGCACCGCGCAGGCGAGCGCCGGAGCAGGCCCGGCGTCCGCGCGAGAAGCGTCCTTCGCCGCCCGCGCCCGCCGACCGGTCCCCGCCGCCGACGCCCCCTCAGCCCCCCGCGGCCGAGGCGGAGGAGGCCCCGGCCCCTGCGCCCGCCCCGGCCCCGGAGCCCGTCGCGGAAGGCCGCACCGGCTCGGCGCCCGCGTCCCGGGTTCGCGACGCGTGGGCCGGGGCGGTCGCCGAGGTGACGGGGCTGGGTGGAATGTCCGGTCTGGCCCTGCACGGCACGGAGGTCGACGGTCTCGTGGATGACGAGGTCCGGCTCCGCGTACAGGCCGGGCTGCGGGAGGAACTGGAGAAACTGTTCAAGGACGAGTCGCGTTCCGGCCCCCTGCGCGCGAATCTCGCGGAACGCCTTGGGCTGCCGACCGTGAAGTTCACGATCGTCGACCACAACGGCGGCCGCATGACCGCCGGGGAAGCGGCCCGGTCGCGGGTCGAACGATTGATGGACGGAAACCCGCAGCTCCGGGAAGCCGTCAAGGAACTCGACCTCACCCTGAAGGAGTAG
- the aroF gene encoding 3-deoxy-7-phosphoheptulonate synthase, with protein sequence MLVVMKHGATDGQVRDVVRAIEDMGYRARPMPGAQRTTVGLVGNDGRVEESRLVGIEGVLRVIHVSPPYKQVSREWWPEDTIIDLSNGVRVGEKDVVVMAGPCSVESREQILETAHRVAEAGATVLRGGAFKPRTSPYSFQGLGEEGLQLLARAREETGLAIVTEALDTESMGLVAEYTDVIQIGARNMQNYSLLRAAGRAGKPVLLKRGLSATIKELLLAAEYVVAEGESRVMLCERGVRNFDTHARNLFDLTAIVTIHELSHLPVVADPSHGTGARSKVGPMARAAVAAGADALILEVHPDPPTAASDGQQSLTFEQFDALMVELHAIANAIGRRIARARVPAHG encoded by the coding sequence ATGCTGGTGGTCATGAAGCACGGCGCCACGGACGGGCAGGTCCGGGACGTGGTCCGCGCGATCGAGGACATGGGATACCGCGCTCGGCCCATGCCGGGCGCCCAGCGCACGACCGTGGGCCTGGTCGGCAACGATGGACGCGTCGAGGAAAGCCGGCTCGTGGGAATCGAGGGTGTGCTCCGCGTCATTCACGTGTCGCCGCCCTACAAGCAGGTGAGCCGGGAATGGTGGCCCGAAGACACGATCATCGACCTGTCCAACGGCGTGCGGGTCGGGGAGAAGGACGTCGTCGTCATGGCCGGCCCGTGCTCCGTGGAATCGCGCGAACAGATCCTGGAGACCGCGCACCGGGTCGCGGAAGCCGGGGCGACCGTGCTGCGCGGTGGCGCCTTCAAGCCGCGGACCTCGCCCTACTCCTTCCAGGGGTTGGGGGAAGAGGGGTTGCAGTTGCTCGCGCGCGCGCGGGAGGAGACCGGCCTCGCGATCGTCACCGAGGCGCTGGACACGGAGAGCATGGGCCTCGTCGCCGAATACACCGACGTCATCCAGATCGGCGCGCGGAACATGCAGAACTACTCCCTGCTGCGCGCGGCGGGCCGGGCCGGCAAACCGGTGCTCCTCAAGCGCGGGCTCTCCGCGACGATCAAGGAGTTGCTGCTCGCCGCGGAGTATGTCGTCGCCGAGGGCGAATCACGCGTGATGCTGTGCGAGCGCGGCGTCCGCAACTTCGACACACACGCGCGGAACCTCTTCGACCTCACCGCCATCGTGACGATCCACGAGCTGTCTCACCTCCCGGTCGTGGCGGACCCCAGCCACGGCACGGGGGCCCGATCGAAGGTCGGACCGATGGCGCGGGCCGCGGTGGCGGCCGGAGCGGACGCGCTCATCCTCGAGGTCCATCCCGATCCCCCGACGGCGGCGTCGGATGGCCAACAGTCTCTCACGTTCGAGCAGTTCGATGCGCTGATGGTCGAGCTTCACGCCATCGCCAACGCCATCGGCCGCCGGATCGCGCGCGCCCGCGTCCCCGCCCACGGCTGA
- a CDS encoding MBL fold metallo-hydrolase, with translation MSETEPAGHGPAGRAGAELVVVGCGTVVPEADRAASSYWVSSPGTGSAAPAHVLFDCGPGALQALARLGLPWGEVTDLAITHFHADHVGALPGLFFALKHGLPRPRSRPLTVWGPAGARGFLARLAGAYGDFILAPGFPVLIEELPPGAARDLGGGRRLEAHKTPHTEESVAWRLEGEAFSFGYTGDSGPSAELGPFMRGVSALVCECSIHDSEAADNHLSPARVAELATAARPRLLVLTHIYPHFRTQHDVARLVAEAGYDGDACIAREGLRVSLTNG, from the coding sequence GTGAGCGAGACCGAACCCGCGGGGCACGGGCCGGCCGGAAGGGCCGGGGCCGAGCTGGTCGTCGTCGGGTGCGGCACCGTCGTCCCTGAAGCGGACCGGGCCGCCTCCTCCTACTGGGTCTCGTCCCCGGGTACGGGATCCGCGGCACCCGCGCACGTCCTCTTCGACTGCGGTCCCGGAGCCCTGCAGGCGCTCGCCCGCCTCGGCCTGCCCTGGGGGGAGGTCACCGACCTCGCGATCACCCACTTTCACGCGGATCACGTCGGCGCGCTGCCGGGGCTCTTCTTCGCGCTGAAACACGGCCTTCCCCGGCCCCGCAGCCGGCCGCTCACGGTGTGGGGTCCAGCGGGCGCCCGCGGGTTCCTCGCGAGGCTTGCGGGCGCCTATGGGGACTTCATCCTGGCCCCCGGTTTCCCCGTCCTCATCGAGGAACTCCCGCCGGGCGCAGCCCGCGACCTGGGCGGAGGCCGTCGGCTCGAAGCCCACAAGACGCCGCACACCGAGGAGAGCGTCGCGTGGCGGCTGGAAGGCGAGGCGTTCAGCTTCGGGTACACCGGCGACTCGGGGCCGTCCGCGGAACTGGGCCCGTTCATGCGCGGGGTGAGCGCCCTCGTCTGCGAGTGCTCGATCCACGACTCGGAGGCGGCGGACAACCACCTGTCGCCCGCCCGCGTCGCCGAGTTGGCGACCGCCGCGCGCCCGCGCCTTCTCGTGCTCACGCACATCTACCCGCACTTCCGAACGCAGCACGACGTCGCCCGTCTCGTGGCCGAGGCCGGATACGACGGAGATGCCTGCATCGCGAGGGAGGGGCTCCGGGTCTCGTTGACGAACGGGTGA